The following coding sequences are from one Granulicella sp. L56 window:
- a CDS encoding NAD-dependent dehydratase, with protein MKLLLLGATGLVGSRTLELALSNHAFSAVIAPTRKPLVPSERLVNPTTSHLEELIPNLMSNEPDAVICTLGTTQAKAGSKEAFRYVDYELPMLFGKAAHSAGIETCALVSAMGASPNSRSFYYRTKGEVERDIQQIGFRSLTICRPSLIAGKRNESRAAEGAALTLLRILAPVLPKKLHVNPAEVIASSLLQAVTVARVGCHWIYSAEMIDRGSKVP; from the coding sequence ATGAAATTGTTACTGCTGGGTGCAACAGGGTTAGTAGGCAGCCGAACGTTGGAACTCGCTCTTTCCAATCACGCCTTTTCTGCGGTGATTGCGCCTACACGGAAACCATTGGTCCCGAGCGAGAGGCTGGTCAATCCGACCACATCGCATCTTGAAGAGCTCATTCCAAACCTTATGTCAAACGAGCCAGACGCCGTCATCTGCACATTGGGGACGACCCAGGCAAAAGCGGGCTCGAAGGAAGCATTCCGTTACGTTGACTACGAACTACCCATGCTGTTCGGTAAAGCTGCACACTCTGCAGGTATAGAAACCTGCGCGCTTGTCAGTGCCATGGGCGCGTCTCCCAATTCTCGAAGTTTCTACTACAGGACCAAAGGAGAGGTGGAGAGAGATATCCAACAGATTGGCTTTAGATCCCTCACGATTTGCAGGCCTAGCCTGATTGCTGGAAAGCGAAATGAATCAAGAGCCGCGGAGGGCGCGGCGTTGACGCTTCTCCGCATCCTGGCTCCTGTCCTGCCGAAGAAGCTCCATGTGAATCCCGCAGAGGTTATCGCCTCTTCATTGCTTCAGGCAGTCACAGTTGCAAGAGTCGGATGCCATTGGATCTACTCCGCGGAAATGATTGATCGTGGGAGCAAAGTTCCTTAA
- a CDS encoding TetR/AcrR family transcriptional regulator encodes MARTKEFDQEQALDAAMHVFWERGYEATSIQELVDATGVQRQSLYDTFGSKHEMFLQSLMRYQTLEGHHVSELTKKHPKGGLSLIRAIFESCASQTVCDGRGCFVVNCAAELGSSDEAVAERVRIGRDGLEEFLKRCLVQARDARELKNSSSISALAQFLVNAFFGLRLLARTRPSKAMIDNVVSVTLAALR; translated from the coding sequence ATGGCGCGTACAAAGGAGTTCGATCAGGAGCAGGCTCTCGATGCCGCCATGCACGTGTTTTGGGAGCGGGGGTACGAGGCGACATCGATTCAAGAATTGGTAGATGCTACGGGCGTCCAGCGTCAAAGCCTCTATGACACTTTTGGATCGAAGCATGAGATGTTTCTGCAAAGCCTCATGCGGTATCAGACGTTGGAGGGCCACCATGTAAGCGAGCTCACAAAGAAGCATCCCAAAGGCGGCTTGTCGCTTATCCGAGCGATCTTTGAAAGTTGTGCCTCCCAGACGGTTTGTGATGGTCGCGGATGTTTTGTTGTGAACTGCGCGGCGGAACTGGGGAGTTCGGACGAGGCAGTCGCCGAGAGAGTACGGATCGGGCGCGACGGGCTGGAAGAATTTCTGAAACGCTGTTTAGTGCAAGCGAGGGACGCTCGCGAACTAAAGAATTCATCTTCTATTTCTGCGTTGGCGCAGTTCCTGGTCAATGCTTTTTTCGGCCTTCGCCTGCTGGCGAGGACGCGACCCTCCAAAGCAATGATCGATAACGTGGTGTCAGTCACTCTGGCTGCCCTCCGTTAA
- the folE gene encoding GTP cyclohydrolase I FolE: MTTLVATEEYASTAQSLEGISTENLYTELIRRFDAVPNRDGLIDTPKRAAKAMRFLTGGIDLDPRQILQSALFDVDYNEMVIVRDIEMYSLCEHHMLPFFGKVHIGYVPQGKIIGLSKLPRMVDAIARRLQVQERITQQIADTLYETIKPSGVGVVIEAQHLCMMMRGVEKQHSQTVTSALLGCFKTQPTRSEFLSLATSHRQ; encoded by the coding sequence ATGACAACTCTCGTTGCCACTGAAGAATACGCTTCAACAGCGCAAAGTCTCGAAGGCATAAGCACGGAAAATCTCTACACCGAATTGATCCGTCGTTTTGATGCTGTGCCGAATCGTGACGGACTCATTGACACCCCAAAGCGCGCGGCAAAGGCAATGCGATTCCTCACGGGCGGTATCGATCTTGACCCGCGCCAAATCTTGCAGAGCGCGCTCTTCGACGTCGATTACAACGAGATGGTCATCGTGCGGGATATTGAGATGTACTCCCTCTGTGAACATCACATGCTGCCATTTTTTGGCAAAGTTCACATCGGGTACGTTCCTCAAGGGAAGATCATCGGCTTGAGCAAGCTGCCCCGCATGGTCGATGCCATCGCACGGCGGTTGCAAGTCCAAGAACGGATCACACAGCAGATCGCTGATACGCTCTACGAGACGATCAAGCCCAGTGGTGTCGGGGTCGTAATCGAAGCACAGCACCTTTGCATGATGATGCGAGGAGTTGAAAAGCAGCATTCGCAGACGGTGACTTCTGCGTTGCTTGGATGCTTCAAAACGCAACCGACTCGTTCTGAGTTTCTTTCTTTAGCAACAAGTCACCGTCAGTAA
- a CDS encoding site-specific integrase — translation MIEHYRLKELTEDEQGRKAHSTRAAYECYLNVWIVPRWGNHRLQQVKSVAVEEWLGNIERARGTKAKIRNIMSALFSHAMRYEWTDRNPIRLVRQSAKREKIPDVLELHELQTLLTKLAVRERTLVLLDAATGLRVSELLALKWDDIDFENLEIRVTESIWHQVLGVCKTEASARPVPMDEYMAEDLLRWRKTCPYPMESDWVFASPTMKGKQPYWPDNLMKRYIKPAAKAAGIHKNIGWHTFRHSFGTLLKANGEDVKTVQELLRHANSKITLDVYTQAVNSHKRAAQSKVVQMIVPGVGTKRDQTRTGSEA, via the coding sequence GTGATCGAACATTATCGGTTGAAGGAACTGACCGAGGACGAACAGGGACGCAAGGCGCACTCGACACGAGCCGCTTACGAATGTTACCTAAACGTCTGGATTGTTCCTCGTTGGGGCAATCACCGGCTCCAGCAGGTGAAGTCTGTAGCCGTCGAGGAATGGCTGGGTAACATCGAGCGGGCCAGGGGAACCAAAGCGAAGATTCGGAACATTATGAGCGCTCTCTTCAGTCACGCAATGCGGTACGAGTGGACGGACAGAAATCCGATTCGCCTCGTTCGGCAAAGCGCGAAACGAGAGAAGATTCCCGATGTTCTCGAATTGCACGAACTCCAGACACTTCTCACCAAACTGGCCGTCAGGGAGCGCACGTTAGTATTGCTCGACGCTGCGACCGGATTGCGAGTGAGTGAACTTCTCGCTCTCAAGTGGGATGACATTGATTTTGAGAATCTGGAGATTCGCGTCACCGAATCCATCTGGCATCAGGTATTGGGTGTCTGCAAAACAGAGGCGTCAGCCAGACCCGTCCCGATGGACGAGTACATGGCAGAGGATCTTCTGCGTTGGAGAAAGACCTGCCCCTATCCGATGGAGTCCGATTGGGTCTTCGCTAGCCCGACCATGAAAGGCAAACAGCCCTACTGGCCGGACAACCTTATGAAGCGGTACATCAAGCCAGCGGCGAAAGCGGCTGGCATCCACAAGAACATCGGTTGGCACACCTTCCGCCACTCCTTCGGCACGTTGCTGAAGGCGAACGGGGAAGACGTGAAGACCGTCCAGGAGCTTTTACGACACGCCAACAGCAAGATCACGCTCGACGTTTATACGCAGGCCGTGAACTCGCACAAGCGTGCCGCACAGAGCAAGGTAGTTCAGATGATTGTGCCCGGCGTGGGCACAAAGAGGGATCAAACACGTACAGGTTCAGAAGCGTAA
- a CDS encoding DHA2 family efflux MFS transporter permease subunit, protein MNENIHDANWKPLANPWVIAGSVALAAFMEVLDTSIANVALPHIAGDLGASTDQGTWVLTSYLVTNAIVLPLGGWASSVFGRKNFFQICLGVFVVSSFLCGVAPTLPLLLLFRVLQGLGGGGLQPMAQAIMADSFDEKHRGKAFALYGIVAVMAPSIGPTLGGWVTDSYSWRWVFYINIPVGALAIFLVHRFVQDPPWIKPDRKKLLTLDYVGVGFLALAMGGLQIMLDKGEENDWFGSNLIRVLAAMFVIGIIGLVWQELRAKNPVMNLRLFRFKNFTICVLLMSVVGGILNAGTVLEPQFLQGLLGYTATNAGRALTIGGVLLLIVMPIAGIATGKTAARNLAAFGFFAFAGAFYFTAHHINLGLSFGYASWLRMLQMLPIPFAFVSITNAAYVGLPREESNQVAGLINFARNVGGSVLISLTGAEVVNRGLVHQSRLQNSMQDGSIAFQQAVHQLANRFTGVYGVANSVPMARGYIYQELNRQAAVMGYQDVYIVLAGMCFVTGLLALALSKALQRARFTRSPQGVRRELTATQVGRRNLVSASRTVALILRKLALRHVHHTSKLFETRIPFGISKPNGMCRNRIACS, encoded by the coding sequence ATGAACGAGAACATCCACGATGCGAACTGGAAACCGCTGGCGAATCCCTGGGTTATTGCTGGTTCTGTAGCGTTAGCCGCCTTCATGGAAGTTTTAGATACTTCCATTGCAAATGTGGCATTACCCCACATCGCTGGAGATCTCGGCGCAAGCACAGACCAGGGTACTTGGGTGCTCACCAGTTATCTCGTAACGAACGCCATAGTGCTTCCCCTGGGAGGCTGGGCGTCAAGTGTCTTTGGTCGGAAGAACTTCTTCCAGATATGCTTGGGCGTCTTTGTAGTATCGAGCTTTCTATGTGGCGTTGCACCGACTCTACCGCTTCTTCTCTTGTTTCGTGTTCTTCAAGGACTCGGTGGTGGGGGGCTCCAACCGATGGCTCAAGCGATTATGGCCGACTCTTTCGATGAGAAGCATCGTGGGAAAGCGTTCGCGCTATATGGAATCGTTGCTGTGATGGCTCCTTCCATTGGGCCGACGTTGGGTGGATGGGTCACCGATAGCTATTCTTGGCGTTGGGTGTTTTACATCAACATACCCGTTGGTGCGCTCGCCATCTTCCTGGTTCATCGGTTTGTTCAAGATCCGCCCTGGATCAAGCCTGATCGAAAGAAGCTTCTTACGCTCGACTATGTGGGTGTAGGCTTCCTCGCCTTGGCAATGGGCGGTCTGCAGATCATGCTCGATAAAGGAGAAGAGAACGATTGGTTTGGATCGAACCTGATCCGGGTTCTTGCGGCGATGTTCGTTATCGGCATAATTGGGCTTGTCTGGCAGGAACTTCGTGCGAAGAATCCGGTGATGAATTTGCGCCTCTTCCGTTTCAAGAACTTCACCATATGCGTACTTCTCATGTCAGTCGTGGGCGGAATATTGAATGCCGGGACCGTTCTTGAACCTCAGTTTCTTCAGGGGCTGCTGGGTTACACCGCTACCAACGCTGGCAGAGCGCTCACAATAGGAGGCGTTCTCCTCCTCATCGTCATGCCTATCGCCGGCATCGCCACTGGTAAGACTGCTGCCCGCAACCTGGCCGCCTTTGGCTTCTTCGCCTTCGCTGGAGCGTTCTACTTCACAGCGCACCATATCAATCTGGGTTTGAGTTTTGGCTACGCATCGTGGCTCCGCATGTTGCAAATGCTGCCCATTCCGTTTGCATTCGTTTCAATTACCAATGCCGCGTATGTTGGCCTCCCCCGTGAGGAGAGCAATCAGGTGGCTGGACTCATCAACTTCGCTAGAAATGTGGGTGGAAGCGTACTGATCTCACTCACCGGTGCTGAGGTCGTAAACCGTGGGCTGGTGCACCAGTCCAGACTGCAGAACTCCATGCAGGATGGAAGCATTGCCTTCCAACAAGCAGTGCACCAACTCGCAAACAGATTCACAGGAGTTTACGGAGTCGCAAACAGTGTGCCGATGGCGCGAGGCTATATTTATCAGGAACTAAACCGTCAAGCCGCTGTAATGGGATATCAGGACGTCTACATTGTATTGGCGGGGATGTGCTTTGTGACCGGGCTACTCGCGTTGGCTCTGTCAAAGGCGCTCCAGAGGGCGCGGTTCACTAGATCTCCCCAAGGAGTTCGCCGAGAATTGACGGCAACTCAGGTCGGCAGACGAAACCTCGTGAGCGCATCGCGCACAGTTGCTCTAATACTCCGCAAACTTGCGCTTAGGCATGTTCACCATACATCAAAACTATTTGAAACTAGGATACCATTCGGTATATCTAAACCAAATGGGATGTGCAGAAATCGGATCGCCTGCTCCTAG
- a CDS encoding DoxX family protein — translation MAPPSKSTKIFYWVFTLLFVLPMIGTAIPELFTASPASLPVLHHLGYPSYLAKIIGLAKLLGAAAVLFNKLPRLKEWAYAGFTFDYLGAIASHLFSGDKREPLMPLAFLFISSVSYILWRRLTSKVNSRDV, via the coding sequence ATGGCGCCACCAAGCAAGAGTACGAAAATCTTCTACTGGGTTTTTACACTGCTGTTTGTCTTGCCGATGATAGGAACGGCAATTCCAGAGTTGTTTACCGCCTCCCCTGCATCTCTGCCCGTACTGCATCATCTGGGCTATCCATCCTATTTGGCGAAAATCATAGGTCTTGCAAAGTTGCTGGGCGCTGCGGCAGTTCTCTTTAATAAGCTCCCTCGTCTCAAGGAGTGGGCCTATGCAGGCTTTACCTTTGACTATCTTGGCGCCATTGCCTCCCATCTGTTTTCTGGCGACAAGAGAGAACCACTAATGCCGCTAGCCTTCCTTTTCATTTCAAGCGTCTCCTACATCCTCTGGAGAAGGTTGACTTCAAAGGTGAACAGCCGTGATGTCTAA
- a CDS encoding siderophore-interacting protein, translating to MSVVKNAIVGFVGERIGSVARVAAVTPIGQHFRLIDLKSEVFRKTVWNPGDKIGIIAGGKRVYTPISIDPSSEQLRLLAFLHGGGPGSDWAASVEVSDECHFMGPRSSLPLSSITEPAVLFGDETSFGVASALQTHLDTEIRSRFVFEVSSVQESRMALDLLGIRETSLIERRADGSHLQEAARCVAMAMTELTTAELVLTGRGPFIQTVRTELTALGIDLARSKVKAYWAPGKTGLD from the coding sequence ATGTCAGTTGTCAAAAATGCGATTGTTGGGTTTGTCGGTGAACGGATTGGGTCGGTTGCGCGTGTAGCTGCCGTCACCCCAATCGGGCAACACTTTCGCTTGATCGACCTCAAGTCGGAGGTCTTTCGAAAGACGGTCTGGAATCCGGGCGATAAGATCGGCATCATCGCTGGCGGCAAGCGGGTCTACACACCCATCTCCATCGATCCGTCTAGCGAGCAACTGCGGCTGCTGGCTTTCTTACACGGAGGAGGTCCCGGGTCTGACTGGGCAGCCTCCGTCGAGGTTTCGGACGAGTGCCATTTCATGGGGCCACGCTCCTCCTTGCCACTTTCGTCCATCACCGAACCAGCGGTCTTGTTTGGCGACGAGACCTCATTCGGGGTCGCGAGTGCGTTGCAGACTCATCTTGACACGGAAATCCGGTCGCGCTTCGTCTTTGAGGTGTCGTCGGTCCAAGAATCGCGCATGGCTCTCGACCTCTTAGGTATTCGAGAGACCTCGTTGATCGAGAGGCGCGCAGACGGATCTCACCTCCAAGAAGCGGCACGTTGTGTCGCGATGGCCATGACAGAACTCACGACAGCCGAACTTGTCCTCACAGGTCGTGGCCCGTTTATTCAGACAGTCCGAACGGAGCTTACTGCCCTCGGCATCGACCTGGCACGAAGTAAGGTGAAGGCCTATTGGGCGCCCGGCAAGACTGGATTGGACTAG
- a CDS encoding TetR/AcrR family transcriptional regulator yields the protein MAKVIRKRLTRTESRLETKTRLLESAAQLFARGGYEGASVDLIAESAGYSKGAFYSNFDSKEAIFLELLDAHKRREIDGLAQILAQDVTAPELLALIRNSEGWRDSDLDLGLLSAEFQLQACRDKKFAKIYAKLHRTHRDTMAGLVAKLFAKLDRTPPSDPSTLADIIMALTSGLSLQGSSTQGVPRKGFPTDAILLVLGLA from the coding sequence ATGGCCAAGGTAATAAGGAAGAGGCTGACCCGGACAGAGAGCCGGCTCGAAACCAAAACCAGGCTCTTGGAGTCAGCGGCTCAGTTGTTTGCGCGGGGAGGCTATGAGGGGGCGTCTGTTGATTTGATTGCGGAAAGCGCCGGCTACTCCAAGGGAGCGTTTTACTCTAACTTTGACAGCAAGGAAGCGATTTTCCTGGAACTTCTCGATGCCCATAAGCGGCGGGAGATTGATGGTTTAGCTCAAATTCTGGCGCAAGACGTCACGGCACCGGAGCTTCTGGCTTTGATCCGCAACTCGGAGGGTTGGCGCGATTCAGATTTGGATCTGGGTTTACTGTCGGCGGAGTTCCAACTGCAAGCTTGCCGAGATAAGAAGTTCGCGAAGATCTATGCGAAGTTGCATCGCACGCACCGCGACACCATGGCTGGATTGGTTGCCAAACTCTTTGCCAAGCTTGATCGGACCCCGCCGTCTGATCCGAGTACACTTGCAGACATCATTATGGCGTTGACCAGCGGTCTCTCCTTGCAAGGATCGAGCACGCAAGGGGTTCCGCGAAAAGGATTCCCTACGGATGCGATCCTTCTCGTCCTCGGTCTCGCTTGA
- a CDS encoding SDR family oxidoreductase, translating into MGKLDNKIAVITGGTTGIGLATAQLFIEEGAKVIVTGRNPETLDQARKILGSDADVIAADTSDLKAVQQLFKTIAERYKKIDALFVNAGVAKFAPLAQSTPEFFDEQFSVNVRGAYFTVQHAVPLIADGGAILFTASMVTSIAEPMSSVYSATKAALRSFGRSLASELAPKIRVNTVSPGPIETPIFGKLGLPSEVVQAFAADMLQRNPLKRIGQGHDVAKAALFLLSDQSAYTTGIELFVDGGMASL; encoded by the coding sequence ATGGGAAAGCTGGATAACAAAATTGCAGTCATTACGGGTGGAACCACTGGCATTGGTCTCGCCACAGCGCAGTTATTCATCGAAGAGGGCGCGAAGGTCATCGTCACTGGCCGCAACCCGGAGACACTGGACCAGGCCAGGAAAATATTAGGGTCTGACGCAGATGTAATCGCAGCAGATACCAGTGACCTTAAAGCAGTCCAACAGCTCTTCAAGACCATCGCGGAACGGTACAAGAAAATCGATGCTCTCTTCGTGAATGCCGGCGTAGCGAAGTTTGCCCCGCTCGCGCAATCAACACCTGAATTCTTCGATGAGCAGTTCAGTGTCAACGTGCGAGGAGCCTATTTCACAGTCCAGCACGCAGTTCCGCTCATCGCTGACGGCGGCGCCATTCTCTTCACCGCGTCGATGGTGACGAGCATTGCAGAACCCATGTCGAGCGTCTACTCCGCCACCAAAGCCGCGCTGCGGTCCTTCGGACGCAGTCTTGCGTCAGAGTTGGCTCCCAAGATCCGAGTCAATACCGTCAGCCCTGGGCCCATCGAAACCCCGATCTTCGGGAAGCTCGGTTTGCCTTCCGAAGTGGTTCAAGCTTTTGCTGCGGACATGCTTCAGAGAAACCCTTTGAAGCGGATCGGACAGGGCCACGATGTGGCGAAGGCCGCCCTGTTCTTGCTCTCGGATCAGTCTGCCTACACAACAGGAATTGAGTTGTTCGTAGACGGTGGTATGGCGAGCCTCTAA
- a CDS encoding CDGSH iron-sulfur domain-containing protein, protein MSVPTIAQKGPYPVPVEAGKSYYWCSCGLSKNQPFCDGSHAGTGLSPIKFEAAETKTVYLCGCKSSKSGVFCDGSHAAL, encoded by the coding sequence ATGTCAGTACCAACAATCGCGCAAAAGGGTCCATATCCGGTTCCAGTTGAAGCCGGCAAGAGCTACTACTGGTGCTCCTGTGGACTGAGCAAGAATCAACCGTTCTGTGATGGCAGCCACGCCGGCACAGGTCTCTCTCCGATCAAGTTTGAGGCCGCAGAAACAAAGACTGTTTACCTTTGCGGCTGCAAGAGCAGCAAGAGCGGCGTCTTCTGCGACGGTAGCCACGCTGCCCTCTAA
- a CDS encoding SDR family oxidoreductase, producing the protein MAKTILITGASSGIGRATALYFAEKGWNVAATMRDPLKADPVLKHPQISLFALDVTKADSIARAINDALNRYKKIDVLLNNAGYGLFGPIEAISTEQVQQQFGTNLFGLIGVTQQILPVMRAAGEGLIINISSIVGRLALPYASSYVATKFAVEGLSEAMRYELEPFHIRVKMIEPGSITTEFGSGSKQVAVSEPYRISMDKFLAVFAQGNSRGAKPIEVAKVIYRAANDSGNRLRYLAKPGPFFWMNRILPDALWRRLMVKVMVK; encoded by the coding sequence ATGGCAAAAACTATTTTGATAACGGGTGCCTCAAGCGGTATCGGACGGGCGACTGCGCTTTACTTCGCCGAGAAGGGCTGGAATGTGGCGGCGACGATGCGTGATCCACTGAAGGCCGATCCTGTGCTCAAGCATCCGCAGATCAGCTTGTTCGCACTGGATGTGACGAAAGCTGATTCTATAGCGCGCGCTATCAACGATGCATTGAATCGTTACAAGAAGATCGACGTGCTCCTGAACAATGCAGGCTACGGCTTGTTTGGACCGATTGAAGCGATCAGTACAGAGCAAGTTCAACAGCAATTTGGAACTAATCTGTTCGGCCTCATCGGGGTCACGCAGCAAATCCTTCCCGTCATGCGAGCCGCCGGCGAGGGCTTGATTATCAACATCTCTTCTATCGTGGGCCGTCTGGCTCTGCCCTACGCATCGTCTTACGTCGCGACGAAGTTCGCCGTTGAAGGCTTGAGCGAAGCGATGCGCTATGAGCTGGAACCCTTTCACATCCGCGTCAAGATGATCGAGCCCGGCAGCATCACGACTGAATTCGGCAGCGGGAGCAAGCAAGTGGCGGTGAGTGAACCCTACCGAATAAGTATGGACAAATTCTTGGCAGTGTTTGCCCAAGGAAACTCTAGAGGGGCAAAGCCAATCGAAGTTGCCAAAGTCATTTACCGGGCGGCGAATGATTCGGGCAATCGACTTCGTTACCTCGCCAAGCCAGGACCGTTCTTTTGGATGAATCGGATATTGCCCGATGCCTTGTGGCGGCGGTTGATGGTTAAGGTAATGGTGAAGTAA